In the Sarcophilus harrisii chromosome 1, mSarHar1.11, whole genome shotgun sequence genome, one interval contains:
- the CAMKV gene encoding caM kinase-like vesicle-associated protein, translating into MPFGCVTLGEKKDYNQPSEVTDRYDLGQVIKTEEFCEIFRAKDKATGKLHTCKKFLKRDGRKVRKAAKNEIIILKMVKHPNILQLVDVFVTRKEYFIFLELATGREVFDWILDQGYYSERDTSNVVRQVLEAVAYLHSLKIVHRNLKLENLVYYNRLKNSKIVISDFHLAKLENGLIKEPCGTPEYLAPEVVGRQRYGRPVDCWAIGVIMYILLSGNPPFYEEVEEDEYENHDKNLFRKILAGDYEFDSPYWDDISQAAKDLVTRLMEVEQDQRITAEEAISHEWISGNAASDKNIKDGVCAQIEKNFARAKWKKAVRVTTLMKRLRAPEQSNAAAAQAAPATDTANPAAGGGATAAAPSGAASAPAAESAAAPAAKSGDASATDGSITPATDRSATPATDGSVTPATDGSVTPATDGSVTPATDRSATPATDGSATPASGGRATPATEEHTTPAPQSSNTSASKAAVPPELAPAQPDSTASGVQSVQAPSTCKGEEAASSAPEARSETG; encoded by the exons ATGCCgtttggctgtgtgactctgggagaAAAGAAGGACTATAATCAGCCATCTGAGGTGACAGACAGATATGACTTGGGGCAGGTCATCAAAAC GGAGGAGTTCTGCGAGATTTTTCGAGCCAAGGATAAGGCGACAGGGAAGCTGCATACCTGTAAGAAGTTCCTAAAGAGAGATGGGCGGAAGGTGCGCAAAGCGGCCAAGAATGAGATCATCATCCTGAAAAT GGTGAAGCACCCCAACATCCTGCAGCTGGTGGACGTGTTTGTGACCCGCAAAGAATACTTCATTTTCTTGGAGCT GGCCACAGGGAGGGAAGTGTTTGACTGGATTTTGGACCAGGGATACTACTCAGAGCGAGACACAAGCAACGTGGTGCGGCAAGTCCTGGAGGCCGTGGCCTACCTGCATTCCCTGAAGATTGTGCATCGAAACCTCAAG TTGGAGAATCTGGTATACTACAACCGGCTGAAGAATTCCAAGATTGTCATCAGCGACTTCCACTTGGCCAAGCTAGAGAATGGACTCATCAAGGAACCCTGCGGGACCCCAGAATACCTGG CTCCTGAGGTAGTCGGCCGACAGAGGTATGGACGGCCTGTGGATTGCTGGGCAATTGGAGTCATCATGTACATTCT GCTGTCAGGAAACCCCCCCTTTTATGAGGAGGTGGAAGAAGATGAATATGAAAACCATGACAAAAACTTGTTTCGCAAGATCCTTGCTGGAGACTACGAGTTTGACTCACCATACTGGGATGACATCTCACAGGCAG CCAAAGATTTAGTGACCCGATTGATGGAAGTGGAGCAGGACCAGAGAATCACTGCTGAAGAGGCTATCTCCCATGAATG GATTTCAGGAAATGCTGCTTCAGATAAAAACATCAAGGATGGAGTTTGCGCCCAGATTGAGAAGAATTTTGCCAGGGCCAAGTGGAAG AAAGCTGTCCGTGTCACCACGCTCATGAAACGGCTGCGGGCTCCAGAGCAGTCCAATGCAGCCGCTGCCCAGGCTGCTCCAGCCACGGACACTGCCAACCCGGCGGCAGGTGGGGGGGCCACAGCCGCAGCCCCAAGCGGCGCCGCTTCCGCTCCGGCCGCAGAGAGCGCCGCCGCACCTGCTGCCAAAAGCGGTGATGCGTCGGCCACCGACGGCAGCATCACCCCGGCTACTGACAGGAGCGCCACCCCGGCCACCGACGGCAGCGTCACCCCAGCCACCGATGGCAGCGTCACCCCGGCCACCGACGGCAGCGTCACCCCAGCCACCGACAGGAGTGCCACCCCGGCCACGGATGGAAGCGCCACGCCGGCAAGTGGAGGGAGAGCCACCCCTGCTACAGAAGAGCACACGACACCAGCCCCCCAAAGCAGCAACACGTCTGCTTCCAAGGCAGCTGTGCCCCCCGAGCTGGCCCCGGCCCAACCGGACAGCACAGCTTCGGGGGTCCAGTCGGTACAGGCTCCGTCCACGTGTAAAGGAGAAGAGGCTGCCAGCTCCGCCCCGGAGGCCAGGAGCGAGACCGGCTGA